One Pseudomonadota bacterium genomic region harbors:
- a CDS encoding succinylglutamate desuccinylase/aspartoacylase family protein, whose amino-acid sequence MLNTDTAFTVHLDADQRRVDLTRGEALFTVAHDAGRPFDVVASDDRETVRMARAFDAPVLINTALVDGSIRRALARRGIPIVVYEAGEALRFDEVAIRVGVYGVLSVMRYLRMLPPRRTRERRIEPLEGRSSGWVRAPQSGILRTLTPLGARVEAHQRLGVVAD is encoded by the coding sequence GTGCTCAACACCGACACCGCCTTTACGGTGCATCTCGACGCCGACCAGCGCAGGGTCGATCTCACTCGCGGCGAAGCGCTCTTTACCGTCGCCCACGACGCGGGGCGCCCCTTCGACGTCGTGGCCAGCGACGATCGGGAAACGGTCCGCATGGCACGCGCCTTCGACGCCCCGGTGCTCATCAACACGGCGCTCGTGGACGGCTCGATCCGCCGAGCCCTGGCGCGCCGCGGGATCCCGATCGTGGTCTACGAGGCCGGCGAGGCCCTGCGCTTCGACGAGGTCGCGATCCGGGTCGGCGTATACGGCGTCCTGTCGGTGATGCGCTATCTCCGGATGCTGCCGCCCCGGCGGACCCGGGAGCGCCGCATCGAACCTCTGGAGGGCCGCTCGAGCGGCTGGGTACGGGCACCGCAGAGCGGCATCCTGCGCACGCTCACCCCGCTCGGGGCCAGGGTAGAGGCACATCAACGCCTGGGCGTCGTGGCCGAC